The genomic interval CTGGGGCCGCTGGACCGGCGAGACCCTGGCAGCCCTGAGGGCCCGCGACCCCGTGAGCCTGGCCGCCGCCGAAGCCCGCGGCTGGGACTTCCGCCCGCCCGGCGGCGAATCCCGGCGCGAGGTCTGGCGCCGCGGCCGCGCAGCCCTGACGGCGGCCGCGCAGCGCTGGCCCGGGGAAACCTTGCTGGTGATCACCCACGAGGGGGTGATCAAGTGCCTGGCCTACGGCCTCAGCGGCCGCCGCTTCCTGCCGAACGAAGGGCCCCTGCTGCGGCCCCGCCACCTGCACCGGCTGTGCGCCGCGGGCGGCCGCCTGACGGCCACAGCCCTCAACCGCCTGGCCCTCGACCCAGGCACGCAACCCTGAAGGTTTCGCAAAAAGGCCAATTTTGGCGCTTCGCTGCATCTCGAAGTCGCTGCAGCGAACATAAGTACGCCTCACTTCTCGAAATTTGCGCGCCGTAACTTGAACTTACTATACCACCATCCCCAATATTAACTTACTGCTTCATCTTGTTTCACGCGCAGCAGTAAGGCTTTTTTAAGTGATTCATGGTTTGCATCCGAATCATCCGGAAATCGGAGATTCTATTTTTGACTGAAATATCATTCCATTGGGGTGACCAAGAAAGCTAAAATCAGATGAGCCTTGCATCCCATCGTCCCGGGCCGAGCATCGCAGCAGCCGGCGAAAAAGGCCCTGTGGCTGTCTGAGCGCCAGCGAATTCCACAGGGCCCGCCGGCTGCGAGAAGCGCAGGGCAGCCCGAAGGGCCCCGGGGCGCGGGCGGTTTCTTTTGGTTACTTTTCTTGTCCGCACAAGAAAAGTAACAACAATGAAAAAAAGGCGAAAACTTCCAAATTATGAAAATCCCCTTCTACTGCCAGCACGTGCTGGGAATCGGCCACCTCTTCCGCAGCCTGGCGATCTGCCGGGCCCTGGCGCCCCACCCGGTGACGCTGGTCACCGGCGGCAGCCGGGTGGACGCCCCCCTGCCGCCCAATGTGCGGGAGGCGGCCCTGCCGCCGCTGATGATGGACGCCGACTTCAGCCGGCTCTACGATGCCGCCGGCGAGGTTTCCCCGGACGAGGTAAAGGCCCGACGCCGGCGGCTGCTCTTCGACCTGGTGGACCAGGCCGCCCCGGAGACCGTCGTCATCGAGCTTTACCCCTTCGGCCGCAAGGCCTTCGGCTTCGAACTGGATCCTGTCCTGCAGGCCATCCGCGCCGGCGACCTGCCCCCGGCGCGGGTGGTCTGCAGCCTGCGCGACATCCTGGTGGAAAAGGCGGACTCCGCGGCCTACGAGGCCCGCGTCCTGGACCGCCTGGGGCGTTTCTTCGACGCCCTCCTGATCCATGCCGACCCAACCGTGGTGCGCCTGGAGGAAACCTTCGGGCGCAGCGCCGAGATTCCCGTCCCGCAGGTCTACACCGGCTTTGTGGCCCCCCGCCCGGACCCCGGCGCACGCCGGCGGGTGCGGCGGCGGCTGGGTCTGGGGCCGGAAGAGCGGCTGATCGTGGCCAGCGCCGGCGGCGGCAGCGTCGGCGGGGAGCTGCTGGAGGCTGTGGCGGCGGCCTTTGGGCGGCTGCCGCGCCGGGCGGGCTGCCGCCTGCAGATTTTTTCCGGGCCGTTTCTGGCGGCCGAGGCCTATGAAAGGCTGCGCCGCTTTGCCGGCGATTCCTGCCGGGTCGCGCGCTTCAGCCCCGATTTCCTCTCCTACCTGGCCGCCGCCGACCTATCGGTGAGCATGGCGGGGTACAACACCAGCATGAACATCCTCGCCACCGGGGTCCCGGCCCTGGTCTGGCCCTTTGCCCAGAACCGCGAACAGGGGCTGCGGGCTGCGCGCCTGGCAGGCCGCGGCGCCCTGGAGGTCCTCACGACCGCGGACCTGCGGCCCGAAGTCCTGGCCGGGCGCATGCGCCGGCGCCTGGCGGCCGGACCGGCGCAGGCCGGCGACATCGACCTCGACGGCGCCGCCGCCACGGCCACCTGGCTGACCTCCGGCGCTTCGTAATTTTGACAGTTCCGTAAAAAACCCAATTTCCGCGTTGCGCTGCATCTCGAAGTCGCTGCGGCGTACATAAGTACCCCTCACTCCTCGAGATTTGCGCGCCATGAACTTGGGCTTTTTACGAAACTGTCTGATTTTCTACTTTTTACCGGTCCATCAATTTTGATGGCGGTGTAGAAAGCATTTTACCCCGCAGTACGGTGTTTGTCAGAAAGGAACTTTGGTGGGCACTTTGGGAATGGACTGGATTTAGCATTCCCATGGGTCTTATGTTCATTTTCTTGTACGGACAAGAAAACGAACCAAAAGAAACCGCCCGCGTCCCGGGGCCCTTCGGGCTGCCCTGCGCTTCTCGCAGCCGGCGGGCCCTGTGGAACTCGCTTACGCTCAAACAACCACAGGGCCTTTTTCGCCAGCTGCTGCGATGCTCGGCC from Desulfobacteraceae bacterium carries:
- a CDS encoding histidine phosphatase family protein, producing WGRWTGETLAALRARDPVSLAAAEARGWDFRPPGGESRREVWRRGRAALTAAAQRWPGETLLVITHEGVIKCLAYGLSGRRFLPNEGPLLRPRHLHRLCAAGGRLTATALNRLALDPGTQP
- a CDS encoding glycosyl transferase → MKIPFYCQHVLGIGHLFRSLAICRALAPHPVTLVTGGSRVDAPLPPNVREAALPPLMMDADFSRLYDAAGEVSPDEVKARRRRLLFDLVDQAAPETVVIELYPFGRKAFGFELDPVLQAIRAGDLPPARVVCSLRDILVEKADSAAYEARVLDRLGRFFDALLIHADPTVVRLEETFGRSAEIPVPQVYTGFVAPRPDPGARRRVRRRLGLGPEERLIVASAGGGSVGGELLEAVAAAFGRLPRRAGCRLQIFSGPFLAAEAYERLRRFAGDSCRVARFSPDFLSYLAAADLSVSMAGYNTSMNILATGVPALVWPFAQNREQGLRAARLAGRGALEVLTTADLRPEVLAGRMRRRLAAGPAQAGDIDLDGAAATATWLTSGAS